Below is a genomic region from Methylobacterium sp. FF17.
TCGAGGCCGACGCCCACCGTCTCAAGCCCGAGACCTTCGGTGTAGGGCACCCGGCCAATGGCCACGAGCACCACGTCGGCGGACAGCGTCTCGGCCTCGCCCCCGGCGGCGGGTTCGACCGTGACGGTGGCGGCGCCGTCCTTGACCTCGACGCCCGTGACCTTGGACGAGAGCTTGAACTGGACGCCCTGCTTGCCGAGGATGCGCTGGAACTGCTTACCGACCTCGCCGTCCATGCCCGGCAGGATCCGGTCGAGATACTCGACCACGGTGACCTCGGAGCCGAGGCGGCGCCAGACCGAGCCGAGTTCGAGGCCGATGACGCCGGCACCGATGATGAGGAGCTTGCCCGGCACCTTCTCCAATGCGAGGGCGCCCGTGGAGGAGACCACGATGGTCTCGTCGATGGTGACGCCGGGAAGCTTGGTGACGTCCGAGCCCGTGGCGATGACGACGTTCTTCGTCTCCAGGAGCTGGTTGCCGCCGTCCTCCGACAGCACCTCGACCCGGCCGGCGCCCGCCAGCCGCGCGGTGCCGCGATACGCGTCGATGCCGTTCTTCTTGAGCAGGAACTCGACGCCCTTGGTGTTGCCGTCGACGCCGTCCTGCTTGAACGTCATCATCTTCTTGAGGTCGAGTTCGGGCGCGTTCACGATCACGCCCATGTCGGCGAAGTGCTTGCCCGCCTCCTCGAAGGCCTCGGACGCGTGCAGCAGCGCCTTCGAGGGAATACAGCCGACATTGAGGCAGGTGCCCCCATGGGTCGCCCGCTTCTCCACCACGGCGGTCTTCAGGCCGAGCTGGGCGGCGCGGATGGCGCAGACATAGCCGCCGGGGCCGGTGCCGATGACGACGAGATCGTAGGACATGGAAATCTGACTCGCTGAATTGGGCGGCGGGTCATGCCCCACCATCGATGGACGAAGCGCGCGGAAGCGTCCGGCCGCGCGGGTCGCGGCCGGCGGACG
It encodes:
- the lpdA gene encoding dihydrolipoyl dehydrogenase — encoded protein: MSYDLVVIGTGPGGYVCAIRAAQLGLKTAVVEKRATHGGTCLNVGCIPSKALLHASEAFEEAGKHFADMGVIVNAPELDLKKMMTFKQDGVDGNTKGVEFLLKKNGIDAYRGTARLAGAGRVEVLSEDGGNQLLETKNVVIATGSDVTKLPGVTIDETIVVSSTGALALEKVPGKLLIIGAGVIGLELGSVWRRLGSEVTVVEYLDRILPGMDGEVGKQFQRILGKQGVQFKLSSKVTGVEVKDGAATVTVEPAAGGEAETLSADVVLVAIGRVPYTEGLGLETVGVGLDNKGRIQTDSHYATNVTGIYAIGDVIAGPMLAHKAEDEGVAVAELLAGQSGHVNYGVIPNVVYTYPEVASVGKTEEELKKDGITYNSGKFPFTANGRAKVNHTTDGFVKILADAKTDRVLGVHIVGADAGNLIAEVAVAMEFGASAEDVARTCHAHPTLTEAVKEAALAVGKRAIHI